A single Lactuca sativa cultivar Salinas chromosome 8, Lsat_Salinas_v11, whole genome shotgun sequence DNA region contains:
- the LOC111886705 gene encoding protein PLANT CADMIUM RESISTANCE 3, producing MYPSHPQDYPPQSYYQPPAPPESNYQPPQYATGIPGQYVVPQPINGKWSSSLCACCSDVPNCCLTCWCPCITFGQIAEIVDKGNTSCGVHGALYAIIAAFTCCGCLYSCIFRSKMRSQYGLHETPCNDCLVHVCCEPCALCQEYRELKHNGFDISIGWQGNMERQNYGVQMPPMTPGGMYR from the exons ATGTACCCTTCTCATCCACAAGACTATCCTCCACAATCATATTACCAACCACCGGCACCACCAGAATCGAATTACCAACCACCGCAGTATGCCACAGGTATTCCAGGTCAATACGTGGTTCCTCAGCCCATTAACGGGAAATGGTCCAGCAGCCTTTGTGCCTGCTGCTCGGATGTACCCAACT GTTGCTTAACATGTTGGTGTCCATGCATTACTTTTGGACAAATTGCTGAGATTGTTGATAAGGGGAATACTT CCTGTGGAGTACATGGAGCTCTTTATGCAATAATTGCAGCATTCACATGTTGTGGATGTTTGTATTCTTGTATATTTCGGAGCAAGATGAGGAGCCAATATGGACTGCATGAGACTCCTTGCAACGATTGCCTTGTTCATGTCTGTTGCGAACCCTGTGCGTTGTGTCAAGAGTATCGTGAGCTTAAACATAATGGATTTGACATATCTATAG GATGGCAAGGTAACATGGAGAGACAGAATTATGGAGTACAAATGCCACCTATGACTCCGGGAGGAATGTACCGTTAA
- the LOC111886707 gene encoding protein PLANT CADMIUM RESISTANCE 2 isoform X1, with protein sequence MYSQKSTPSSVPSPVYGQPPPGPSYVAGVSASSLVSQTSWSSGLCDCCLDIPNCCITCWCPCVTFGQIAEIVDNGKTSCGFHGTLYALINVLSGCGCMYACFNRTKMRRQYGLPEVPSNDCCVHFCCGPCALCQEYRELQHQGFDLSIGWEGNIHRSTMTNIGVQIPPTALGGMSR encoded by the exons ATGTATTCCCAAAAGTCTACACCGTCGTCAGTCCCATCACCAGTATATGGTCAACCACCACCAGGACCATCATATGTCGCCGGCGTTTCAGCTTCATCTCTGGTGTCCCAAACCTCCTGGTCAAGTGGACTTTGTGACTGTTGCCTTGATATCCCTAACT GTTGTATAACATGTTGGTGCCCTTGTGTTACTTTCGGACAAATAGCTGAGATTGTAGACAACGGCAAAACGT CTTGTGGATTTCATGGAACCCTCTATGCACTGATCAATGTTCTAAGCGGTTGTGGATGCATGTATGCTTGCTTTAATCGTACCAAGATGAGGCGCCAATATGGATTGCCTGAAGTTCCTAGTAATGATTGTTGCGTTCATTTCTGCTGTGGACCATGTGCCTTGTGTCAAGAGTATCGCGAGCTTCAACATCAAGGATTCGACTTGTCTATTG GTTGGGAAGGAAATATCCATAGGTCGACGATGACTAACATTGGAGTCCAAATTCCACCCACTGCTCTTGGAGGAATGAGTCGTTAG
- the LOC111886707 gene encoding cell number regulator 2 isoform X2 — MYSQKSTPSSVPSPVYGQPPPGPSYVAGVSASSLVSQTSWSSGLCDCCLDIPNCCITCWCPCVTFGQIAEIVDNGKTSCGFHGTLYALINVLSGCGCMYACFNRTKMRRQYGLPEVPSNDCCVHFCCGPCALCQEYRELQHQGFDLSIGLR; from the exons ATGTATTCCCAAAAGTCTACACCGTCGTCAGTCCCATCACCAGTATATGGTCAACCACCACCAGGACCATCATATGTCGCCGGCGTTTCAGCTTCATCTCTGGTGTCCCAAACCTCCTGGTCAAGTGGACTTTGTGACTGTTGCCTTGATATCCCTAACT GTTGTATAACATGTTGGTGCCCTTGTGTTACTTTCGGACAAATAGCTGAGATTGTAGACAACGGCAAAACGT CTTGTGGATTTCATGGAACCCTCTATGCACTGATCAATGTTCTAAGCGGTTGTGGATGCATGTATGCTTGCTTTAATCGTACCAAGATGAGGCGCCAATATGGATTGCCTGAAGTTCCTAGTAATGATTGTTGCGTTCATTTCTGCTGTGGACCATGTGCCTTGTGTCAAGAGTATCGCGAGCTTCAACATCAAGGATTCGACTTGTCTATTG gtcttcgatag